A DNA window from Pseudomonas sp. B21-056 contains the following coding sequences:
- a CDS encoding sensor histidine kinase: MLLTSRTLRLSLYTLLILAGALVAATLAVRHAERQALEEDASRANQQLALYANSLHTLIDRYRALPAVLALDPELRSALVGPVSTAQQDVLNRKLEKINDAAQSSTLELLDHTGLAVAASNWRLPNSYVGHNYGFRPYFLQTRTQGTGRFYAVGVTSGIPGYFLSSAVTGDNGEFLGAMVVKLEFPELEREWRQGSDTLLVSDARGIVFIANRPGWRYRHLLPLTDSDRAELKATRQYDKQPLQPLSYESLRRFDDTSHLARVDAPEGSADYLWESLPLTAEGWTLHLLRRPQIAFEDRRNAGLAAAGSWLALVFLLLFLNQRWRLAKLRQRSRAELERLVEERTRELRTAQEGLVQSAKLAALGQMSAALAHEINQPLTAQRMQLATLRLLLDHGRVDDAYKALKPVDDMLTRMAALTGHLKTFARKSPSGLRERLDLAAVVDQALQLLNTRLRDEQVTSVLNLTRPAWVRGDAIRLEQVLINLLRNALDAMAGQPVKRLDIRLEADEQLWRLTVSDSGTGIAEEHLAQVFDPFFTTKAVGDGLGLGLAVSFAIIHESGGRLTADNHESGAVFCVTLPIDQETRLHA; encoded by the coding sequence ATGCTGCTGACTTCCCGTACCTTGCGCCTGTCGTTGTATACCTTGCTGATCCTTGCCGGCGCCCTCGTCGCCGCTACCCTGGCGGTCCGCCATGCAGAGCGCCAGGCGCTGGAGGAAGACGCCAGCCGTGCGAACCAGCAACTGGCGTTGTACGCCAATTCCCTGCATACCTTGATCGACCGCTACCGCGCCCTGCCCGCCGTACTGGCGCTGGACCCGGAGTTGCGTTCGGCCCTGGTGGGACCGGTCAGCACGGCGCAACAGGACGTGTTGAATCGCAAGCTGGAGAAAATCAACGATGCCGCGCAGTCCTCGACCCTGGAATTGCTCGACCACACCGGCCTGGCCGTGGCGGCCAGCAACTGGCGCCTGCCCAACAGTTACGTCGGGCACAACTACGGCTTCCGGCCTTATTTCCTCCAGACCCGCACCCAGGGCACCGGGCGTTTCTACGCGGTAGGCGTGACCAGCGGCATTCCGGGTTACTTCCTGTCCAGCGCAGTGACCGGCGACAACGGCGAGTTCCTCGGGGCGATGGTGGTGAAGCTGGAGTTTCCGGAACTTGAGCGTGAATGGCGCCAGGGCAGCGACACCCTGCTGGTCAGCGACGCCCGGGGCATCGTGTTCATCGCCAACCGCCCGGGCTGGCGCTATCGCCATCTGCTGCCCCTGACCGACAGCGACCGCGCCGAGCTCAAGGCCACCCGCCAATACGACAAGCAACCACTGCAACCCTTGAGCTACGAATCGCTGCGGCGCTTTGACGACACCAGTCATCTGGCCCGGGTCGATGCCCCTGAGGGCTCGGCGGACTACCTGTGGGAATCCCTGCCACTGACGGCCGAAGGCTGGACCCTGCATTTGCTGCGTCGTCCGCAGATCGCTTTCGAAGACCGTCGCAACGCCGGGCTTGCCGCCGCCGGGTCGTGGTTGGCGCTGGTGTTTCTGCTGCTGTTCCTCAACCAGCGCTGGCGCCTGGCGAAGTTGCGTCAGCGCAGCCGCGCGGAACTCGAACGGCTGGTGGAAGAGCGCACACGGGAGTTGCGCACGGCCCAGGAAGGCCTGGTGCAGTCGGCCAAACTGGCGGCGCTGGGGCAGATGTCGGCAGCCCTGGCCCATGAAATCAACCAGCCGCTGACCGCCCAGCGCATGCAGTTGGCGACCTTGCGCCTGCTGCTCGATCACGGCCGGGTCGACGACGCCTACAAAGCACTCAAACCGGTGGATGACATGCTGACCCGCATGGCCGCCCTCACCGGCCACCTGAAAACCTTTGCCCGCAAGAGCCCCAGCGGCTTGCGCGAGCGCCTGGACCTGGCAGCGGTGGTGGATCAGGCCTTGCAACTGCTGAACACGCGCCTGCGGGATGAACAGGTCACCAGCGTGCTGAACCTGACTCGTCCGGCGTGGGTGCGTGGCGATGCGATCCGCCTCGAACAGGTGCTGATCAACCTGTTGCGCAACGCCCTCGATGCCATGGCCGGCCAGCCCGTCAAACGCCTGGACATTCGCCTGGAAGCCGATGAGCAACTGTGGCGCCTGACGGTCAGTGACAGCGGCACCGGGATCGCCGAGGAACACCTGGCCCAGGTCTTCGATCCATTCTTCACCACCAAGGCAGTCGGCGATGGCCTGGGCCTGGGGTTGGCGGTTTCGTTCGCGATCATCCATGAGTCCGGCGGGCGGCTGACGGCAGACAATCATGAAAGCGGCGCCGTATTCTGCGTGACATTGCCCATCGATCAGGAGACCCGGTTGCATGCTTGA
- a CDS encoding sigma-54-dependent transcriptional regulator, with the protein MLDSVMVVDDEGSIRSAVEQWLSLSGFQVQLFSRAEECLAALPAHFPGVILSDVRMPGLSGLELLAEVRRRDADLPVILLTGHGDVPMAVEAMRDGAYDFLEKPFSPEALLGSLRRALDKRALVLENRRLHEQADAKARLDGTLLGVSRGLQNLRRQVLDLATLPVNVLIRGETGSGKELVARCLHDFGPRASKPFVALNCAAIPEPLFEAELFGHESGAFTGAQGKRIGKLEYAHGGTLFLDEIESMPLAQQVKLLRVLQEQKLERLGSNQSIAVDLRIIAATKPDLLDEARAGRFREDLAYRLNIAELRLPPLRERREDIPLLFEHFTHSAAERLGRPAAPLSGPQLSHLLSHDWPGNVRELANVAERQLLGLDQSHALETDPGQSLAAQQEAFEAQCLRAALTRHKGDVKAVLEELQLPRRTFNEKMQRHGLSREMFVQDS; encoded by the coding sequence ATGCTTGACTCAGTAATGGTCGTCGATGACGAAGGCAGCATCCGCAGCGCCGTCGAACAATGGCTGAGCCTGTCGGGTTTCCAGGTGCAGTTGTTCAGCCGTGCCGAAGAATGCCTGGCGGCGTTGCCGGCGCATTTTCCGGGGGTGATCCTGAGCGACGTGCGCATGCCCGGGCTCAGCGGACTGGAGCTGCTGGCCGAAGTGCGCCGGCGCGATGCGGACCTGCCGGTGATCCTGCTGACCGGCCACGGCGACGTGCCCATGGCCGTGGAAGCCATGCGCGACGGCGCCTACGACTTCCTGGAAAAGCCCTTCAGCCCCGAAGCTCTGCTCGGCAGCCTGCGCCGGGCCCTGGACAAGCGCGCCCTGGTGCTGGAGAACCGGCGGTTGCATGAACAGGCCGACGCCAAGGCCCGACTCGACGGGACGTTGCTGGGGGTTTCCCGGGGGCTGCAAAACCTGCGACGCCAGGTGCTGGACCTGGCAACGCTGCCGGTCAATGTGTTGATCCGTGGCGAAACCGGCAGCGGCAAGGAACTGGTCGCCCGTTGCCTGCACGACTTCGGCCCCCGGGCGAGCAAACCCTTCGTGGCGTTGAATTGCGCGGCCATCCCCGAACCGCTGTTCGAGGCCGAACTGTTCGGCCATGAAAGCGGGGCGTTCACCGGTGCCCAGGGCAAACGCATCGGCAAGCTCGAATACGCCCATGGCGGCACGCTGTTTCTCGACGAGATCGAGAGCATGCCCCTGGCCCAGCAGGTCAAGCTGCTGCGGGTCTTGCAGGAACAGAAACTCGAACGCCTGGGCTCCAACCAGAGCATCGCCGTGGACCTGCGCATCATCGCCGCGACCAAACCCGACCTGCTGGACGAAGCCCGGGCCGGACGCTTTCGCGAAGACCTGGCTTATCGCCTGAACATCGCCGAACTGCGCCTGCCGCCGTTGCGTGAACGACGCGAGGACATTCCCCTGCTGTTCGAGCACTTCACCCACAGCGCCGCCGAACGCCTGGGCCGCCCTGCCGCGCCGTTGAGCGGCCCGCAACTGAGCCATCTGCTGAGCCACGACTGGCCGGGCAACGTGCGCGAACTGGCGAACGTCGCCGAGCGCCAGTTGCTCGGGCTGGATCAATCCCATGCGCTGGAGACGGATCCCGGCCAGTCCCTCGCCGCCCAGCAGGAAGCTTTCGAAGCCCAATGCCTGCGCGCCGCCCTGACGCGACACAAGGGCGATGTGAAAGCAGTGCTCGAAGAACTGCAACTGCCACGCCGCACCTTCAACGAAAAGATGCAGCGGCATGGGTTGAGCCGGGAGATGTTTGTGCAGGACAGCTGA
- a CDS encoding MFS transporter, whose amino-acid sequence MDNSNALPLGSAAVPARERTTASRIKSIFSGSVGNMVEWYDWYVYAAFSLYFAKVFFPKGDTTAQLLNTAAIFAVGFLMRPIGGWLMGLYADRAGRKRALMASVYLMCFGSLIIALSPGYETIGVGAPILLVFARLLQGLSVGGEYGTSATYLSEMATKERRGFFSSFQYVTLISGQLIALGVLIVLQQFLTSDQLYAWGWRIPFAIGALCAIVALYLRRGMEETESFTKKEKSKESAMRTLLRHPKELMTVVGLTMGGTLAFYTYTTYMQKYLVNTVGMSISDSTTISAATLFLFMCLQPVIGGLSDKIGRRPILIAFGILGTLCTVPILTTLHTIQTWWGAFFLIMAALIIVSGYTSINAVVKAELFPTEIRALGVGLPYALTVSIFGGTAEYIALWFKSIGMETGYYWYVTACIAVSLLVYITMKDTRKHSRIVTD is encoded by the coding sequence ATGGATAACTCCAACGCCCTGCCCCTCGGGTCGGCCGCCGTGCCTGCCCGCGAAAGAACCACCGCCAGCCGGATCAAATCGATCTTCAGCGGTTCGGTCGGCAACATGGTCGAGTGGTACGACTGGTACGTCTACGCCGCTTTCTCGTTGTACTTCGCCAAAGTCTTCTTCCCCAAGGGCGACACCACCGCCCAGTTGCTCAACACCGCCGCGATCTTCGCCGTGGGCTTCCTGATGCGTCCGATCGGCGGATGGTTGATGGGCCTCTACGCCGACCGCGCCGGGCGCAAGCGCGCACTGATGGCCTCGGTCTACCTGATGTGCTTCGGCTCGCTGATCATCGCCCTGAGCCCCGGCTATGAAACCATCGGCGTCGGCGCACCGATCCTGCTGGTCTTCGCCCGCCTGCTCCAGGGCCTGTCGGTGGGTGGCGAGTACGGCACCTCGGCGACCTACCTGAGCGAGATGGCGACCAAGGAACGTCGTGGCTTCTTCTCCAGCTTCCAGTACGTGACCCTGATCTCCGGCCAGCTCATCGCCCTCGGCGTGCTGATCGTATTGCAGCAATTCCTCACCAGCGACCAGCTGTACGCCTGGGGCTGGCGCATTCCGTTCGCCATCGGTGCCTTGTGCGCGATCGTGGCGCTGTACCTGCGTCGCGGCATGGAAGAAACCGAGTCGTTCACCAAGAAGGAAAAGTCCAAGGAAAGCGCCATGCGCACCTTGCTGCGCCATCCGAAGGAACTGATGACCGTGGTCGGCCTGACCATGGGCGGCACCCTGGCGTTCTACACCTACACCACCTACATGCAGAAATACCTGGTGAACACCGTCGGCATGAGCATCTCCGACTCCACCACGATTTCCGCCGCCACGCTGTTCCTGTTCATGTGCCTGCAACCGGTGATCGGTGGGCTGTCGGACAAGATCGGGCGCCGGCCGATCCTGATTGCCTTCGGCATCCTGGGGACGCTGTGCACCGTACCGATCCTCACCACCCTGCACACCATCCAGACCTGGTGGGGCGCGTTCTTCCTGATCATGGCCGCGCTGATCATCGTCAGCGGCTACACCTCGATCAATGCCGTGGTGAAAGCCGAACTGTTCCCTACCGAAATCCGCGCCCTGGGTGTCGGCCTGCCGTACGCGCTGACCGTGTCGATCTTTGGCGGCACCGCTGAATACATTGCGCTGTGGTTCAAGAGCATCGGGATGGAGACTGGCTACTACTGGTACGTGACGGCGTGTATTGCCGTGTCACTGCTGGTGTATATCACCATGAAAGATACCCGCAAGCATTCGCGGATTGTGACGGACTGA
- a CDS encoding flavin reductase family protein, giving the protein MPDDIHFYEPANGHGLPHDPFNAIVGPRPIGWISSQDAEGRLNLAPYSFFNAFNYIPPIIGFSSVGRKDSLNNIEQTGEFAWNLATRPLAEQMNQSCAMVAPEVNEFELAGLTPAASRVIQVPRVAESPVSFECKVTQIIQLQRADQALVPSWLILGEVVAVHIAKWLLKDGVYDTAAAEPILRGGGPADYFQLGPEALFKMHRPQ; this is encoded by the coding sequence ATGCCCGATGACATCCACTTCTACGAACCCGCCAACGGCCATGGCCTGCCCCACGACCCGTTCAACGCCATCGTCGGCCCACGCCCTATCGGCTGGATCTCCTCCCAGGACGCCGAAGGCCGCCTGAACCTGGCGCCCTACAGTTTCTTCAATGCCTTCAACTACATTCCACCGATCATCGGTTTCTCCAGTGTCGGGCGCAAAGACAGTCTGAACAACATCGAACAGACCGGCGAATTCGCCTGGAACCTGGCCACCCGCCCGCTGGCCGAACAGATGAACCAGAGCTGCGCGATGGTCGCGCCCGAGGTCAACGAATTCGAACTGGCGGGCTTGACGCCCGCAGCGTCACGGGTAATCCAGGTGCCACGAGTGGCCGAAAGCCCGGTGTCCTTCGAATGCAAGGTCACCCAGATCATTCAGTTGCAGCGAGCGGACCAGGCGTTGGTGCCGAGCTGGCTGATCCTCGGCGAAGTGGTTGCAGTGCATATTGCCAAGTGGCTGTTGAAAGATGGGGTCTACGACACGGCCGCTGCCGAACCGATCCTGCGCGGTGGCGGGCCGGCGGATTACTTCCAGTTGGGGCCTGAAGCGCTGTTCAAGATGCATCGCCCGCAATAG
- a CDS encoding putative quinol monooxygenase yields MTTQIPVSHMAFVRARAGSSKSLGARLSRLIAPSRQAPGCMHFALQQSQCDADLWLMSGLWVDQQAMDAYFNSPAMGIFAELVQDLVVSSLDFHTFREVSAAQATLATVHKLAG; encoded by the coding sequence ATGACTACACAGATCCCCGTCAGTCACATGGCTTTCGTGCGGGCCCGCGCCGGAAGCTCCAAATCATTGGGGGCGCGCCTGAGCAGGCTCATCGCGCCTTCGCGCCAGGCCCCCGGTTGCATGCACTTTGCCTTGCAACAATCACAATGCGATGCCGATTTGTGGCTGATGTCCGGGCTCTGGGTCGATCAGCAGGCGATGGATGCGTATTTCAACTCCCCGGCCATGGGGATTTTCGCCGAGCTGGTGCAGGACCTGGTGGTGAGCAGTCTGGATTTCCACACCTTCAGGGAAGTGTCCGCCGCCCAGGCGACGCTGGCGACGGTACACAAACTGGCCGGATGA